From the genome of Alosa sapidissima isolate fAloSap1 chromosome 14, fAloSap1.pri, whole genome shotgun sequence, one region includes:
- the rps13 gene encoding 40S ribosomal protein S13 produces the protein MGRMHAPGKGLSQSALPYRRSVPTWLKLTSDDVKEQIFKLAKKGLTPSQIGVILRDSHGVAQVRFVTGNKILRILKSKGLAPDLPEDLYHLIKKAVAVRKHLERNRKDKDAKFRLILVESRIHRLARYYKTKRVLAPNWKYESSTASALVA, from the exons ATGGGTCGTATGCACGCTCCCGG AAAGGGCTTGTCCCAGTCAGCGCTCCCTTACAGACGCAGTGTGCCTACT TGGCTTAAACTGACCTCCGATGATGTGAAGGAGCAGATCTTTAAACTGGCCAAAAAGGGTCTGACACCCTCTCAGATTG GTGTGATCCTGAGGGATTCCCATGGTGTTGCTCAGGTGCGCTTTGTGACTGGCAACAAGATCCTCAGGATCCTGAAGTCCAAGGGTCTGGCCCCTGACCTGCCCGAGGATCTGTACCACCTGATCAAGAAGGCTGTCGCTGTGAGGAAGCACTTGGAGAGGAACAGAAAG GACAAGGATGCCAAGTTTCGTCTGATTCTCGTTGAGAGCAGGATCCACAGGCTGGCCCGTTACTACAAGACCAAGAGAGTGCTCGCTCCCAACTGGAAGTA CGAGTCCTCAACAGCATCTGCTCTGGTGGCATAA